The Candidatus Nitrosymbiomonas proteolyticus genome has a segment encoding these proteins:
- a CDS encoding carbohydrate-binding family 9-like protein — translation MRERSTTRRAALGFKPALALGLVALVSVAFAPDPLLERLSEGNFAIVQYPLGYVCYRTSSPLTIDGRLDDTEWGAAEWTTDFVDIVGDSQPKSRFRTRAKMLWDDEHFYIAAELEEPHLWGTLTKRDSVIFHDNDFEVFIDPDGDNHQYYEIEINALNTVWDLLLVKPYRDGGPAVNGWDIAGLESAVWLDGTLNDPSDRDRRWTLEMAIPWKALAECAGRTCPPSNGDQWRVNFSRVQWRLEVSEGKYHKVEGSKEDNWVWSPQGAIDMHRPEMWGYVQFSTHGPGADVFRRDPDEEVRKALMGVYHAQKARFSESGTYALKLEDLGEAGNHLFRFRDAEHQRTLDGFVARARGATGELWTVRSDSRLTGSP, via the coding sequence TTGCGTGAGCGGTCGACGACCCGTCGGGCGGCCCTTGGGTTCAAGCCCGCGCTCGCGTTAGGGCTCGTCGCCCTCGTTTCGGTGGCCTTCGCACCCGACCCCTTACTCGAACGACTTTCCGAGGGTAACTTTGCGATCGTGCAATACCCCTTGGGCTACGTTTGCTACCGGACTTCTTCGCCCCTTACGATCGATGGCAGGCTCGACGACACCGAATGGGGGGCAGCCGAATGGACTACCGATTTCGTCGATATCGTGGGGGACTCCCAGCCCAAGTCCAGGTTCCGAACTCGAGCCAAGATGCTCTGGGACGACGAGCACTTCTATATAGCCGCAGAACTCGAAGAGCCGCATCTTTGGGGCACGCTCACCAAGCGCGACAGCGTGATCTTCCACGACAACGACTTCGAGGTGTTTATCGACCCCGACGGCGACAATCACCAGTACTACGAGATCGAGATCAACGCGCTGAACACCGTTTGGGACCTCCTGCTCGTCAAGCCGTACCGTGACGGGGGGCCTGCTGTCAACGGCTGGGACATCGCCGGGCTGGAATCCGCTGTTTGGCTCGACGGCACGCTCAACGACCCGTCCGATAGGGACCGTCGCTGGACGCTCGAAATGGCGATCCCCTGGAAGGCATTGGCCGAATGCGCCGGTCGGACCTGCCCCCCAAGCAACGGCGACCAGTGGCGAGTGAACTTCTCGAGGGTTCAGTGGCGATTGGAGGTTTCGGAAGGCAAGTACCACAAGGTAGAAGGATCGAAAGAGGACAACTGGGTCTGGTCACCGCAAGGGGCGATCGACATGCACCGGCCTGAAATGTGGGGCTACGTTCAGTTTTCGACTCACGGTCCTGGCGCCGATGTGTTTCGCCGCGACCCGGATGAGGAGGTCCGCAAGGCGCTGATGGGCGTGTACCACGCTCAGAAAGCGCGATTCAGCGAGTCCGGAACGTATGCGCTCAAGCTGGAGGATCTGGGAGAGGCCGGGAACCACCTCTTCCGTTTTCGGGACGCCGAGCATCAGCGGACGCTCGACGGGTTCGTGGCGCGGGCCCGGGGCGCTACAGGTGAGCTGTGGACCGTTCGCAGCGACTCAAGGCTCACTGGATCGCCCTAG
- a CDS encoding carbonic anhydrase, with product MTPDEALAILLEGNKRFRSGDSQRRTYGPSDLQRLAEGQTPIAAVVACSDSRVSPNVVFDLGLGSIFACRVPGNVAAESSLWVADMAVREFQVPLVVVMAHTGCLAVTRVIEGSASQMGPALRSEIQRAVTSVQDETGQSELERAICLNATYAAQKISDNTPILRQAESEGKTRVITMLYDMASGEVRLLA from the coding sequence ATGACACCCGATGAAGCTCTGGCGATTCTGCTCGAAGGGAACAAGCGATTTCGCTCAGGCGACAGTCAGCGGCGAACCTACGGCCCCTCTGACCTGCAACGACTCGCCGAAGGACAAACTCCGATCGCAGCGGTGGTCGCTTGCAGCGATAGCCGCGTGTCGCCGAACGTAGTTTTCGACTTGGGACTGGGATCGATCTTTGCTTGCCGTGTGCCGGGCAACGTCGCTGCGGAAAGCTCCCTGTGGGTCGCCGATATGGCCGTGCGCGAGTTTCAAGTGCCCTTGGTCGTCGTAATGGCCCATACCGGGTGTCTAGCGGTGACGAGGGTGATCGAGGGATCCGCGTCGCAGATGGGGCCCGCTCTGCGGTCGGAGATCCAGCGAGCGGTCACCAGCGTCCAGGACGAAACCGGGCAGTCCGAACTCGAACGGGCGATCTGTCTCAACGCTACCTACGCCGCGCAGAAGATCAGCGACAACACGCCCATCCTTCGCCAAGCGGAGTCTGAGGGCAAGACACGCGTGATTACGATGCTCTATGATATGGCCTCGGGTGAGGTCCGGCTCCTTGCGTGA
- a CDS encoding transcriptional regulator SlyA: MPSDSTPLVGNSLVTQTTVVSDLIASFLGQRLGKHSLSPALFDLLSTVYTLKDRGSQVEVAERLGISAASTSEAVRLASNKGLLEQVADGTDKRRKRLLLTPKGKQKLQSALEELQAADQALLEGLRAEEVQAAISVLRKAEQNLVRAVRSAPSE; encoded by the coding sequence ATGCCTTCGGATTCCACGCCCCTAGTGGGAAACTCGCTAGTCACCCAAACGACTGTCGTCTCCGATCTCATCGCGAGTTTTCTCGGCCAGCGGCTCGGCAAGCACTCGCTTTCGCCCGCGCTCTTCGACCTTCTCAGCACGGTCTACACCCTGAAAGACCGTGGCTCCCAGGTCGAGGTCGCGGAACGGCTCGGCATTAGTGCCGCTTCCACCTCGGAAGCCGTCCGCTTGGCCTCCAACAAGGGACTTCTGGAGCAGGTAGCTGACGGAACGGACAAGCGCAGAAAGCGGCTCTTGCTGACCCCAAAGGGCAAGCAGAAGCTTCAATCGGCCCTCGAGGAGCTCCAAGCCGCCGATCAGGCGCTCCTCGAAGGGCTAAGGGCCGAGGAGGTCCAAGCCGCGATCTCCGTCCTTCGAAAGGCCGAGCAGAACCTCGTGCGAGCGGTTCGATCCGCGCCTTCCGAGTGA
- a CDS encoding Fe-S cluster assembly protein SufB has product MSTTEPVPAPTETDDAILEKFANREYKWGFVSDVESETFAPGLNEDVIRALSAKKEEPEWMTEWRLKAYRHFLTMTEPTWPNVKYEPVDLQSVSYYSAPKKKPVLESLEDADPELLRTFEKLGIPLKEQEVLLNVRGAGENLSPADGVANVAIDAVFDSVSVATTYKAKLAELGIIFCSMSEAIREHPDLVRQYLGSVVPYSDNYFATLNSAVFSDGSFVYVPKGVRCPMELSTYFRINAMQTGQFERTLIVADEGAFVSYLEGCTAPMRDENQLHAAVVELVALKDATVKYSTVQNWYPGDPQTGKGGIFNFVTKRGKCDGANSKITWTQVETGSAITWKYPSVILKGDNSVGEFYSVALTANKQQADTGTKMIHIGKNTKSTIVSKGISAGHGQNTYRGLVRVNPGAEGARNYSQCDSMLMGDRCGAHTFPYIEVKNPTATVEHEASTTKIGEDQIFYCNQRGIPTEDAVNMIVSGFCKEVFRELPMEFAVEAQKLLGVSLEGSVG; this is encoded by the coding sequence ATGAGCACCACTGAACCCGTTCCCGCCCCGACCGAAACCGACGACGCGATTCTTGAAAAATTCGCCAACCGCGAATACAAATGGGGCTTCGTCTCCGACGTGGAGAGCGAGACCTTCGCGCCCGGACTCAACGAGGACGTCATTCGAGCGCTCAGCGCCAAGAAGGAGGAGCCGGAGTGGATGACCGAGTGGCGACTCAAGGCCTATCGACACTTTCTCACGATGACGGAACCCACATGGCCGAACGTGAAGTACGAACCCGTCGACCTTCAATCGGTCAGCTACTATTCCGCTCCCAAGAAGAAACCGGTTCTCGAATCCCTCGAAGACGCCGACCCCGAACTGTTACGAACGTTCGAAAAGCTGGGGATCCCGCTCAAAGAGCAAGAGGTTCTGCTCAACGTTCGGGGCGCGGGCGAGAATCTATCGCCTGCCGACGGCGTGGCGAACGTGGCGATCGACGCCGTTTTCGACTCAGTATCGGTCGCCACGACCTACAAAGCTAAGCTAGCCGAACTAGGCATTATCTTCTGCTCGATGTCCGAGGCGATTCGGGAGCACCCCGATTTGGTGCGGCAGTACCTAGGCTCGGTCGTGCCCTACAGCGACAACTACTTCGCTACGCTCAACTCGGCAGTATTCAGCGATGGCTCGTTCGTGTATGTGCCGAAGGGCGTTCGCTGCCCGATGGAGCTTTCGACGTACTTCCGAATCAACGCGATGCAGACCGGGCAGTTCGAGCGAACCTTGATCGTCGCGGACGAGGGAGCGTTCGTGTCGTATTTGGAGGGGTGTACCGCGCCGATGCGCGACGAGAACCAGCTTCATGCGGCCGTGGTCGAACTCGTCGCCCTGAAAGACGCCACCGTCAAGTATTCCACGGTGCAGAACTGGTATCCGGGCGATCCCCAGACCGGTAAGGGCGGGATCTTCAACTTCGTTACCAAGCGCGGAAAATGCGACGGCGCTAACTCGAAAATCACCTGGACGCAGGTCGAAACCGGTTCGGCGATCACTTGGAAATACCCGAGCGTGATCCTGAAGGGCGACAACTCGGTGGGCGAGTTCTACAGCGTGGCGCTGACGGCCAACAAGCAACAGGCCGATACCGGCACGAAGATGATCCATATCGGCAAGAACACCAAGTCCACGATCGTGAGCAAGGGCATCTCGGCCGGTCATGGGCAAAACACCTACCGCGGACTCGTTCGCGTCAACCCCGGCGCTGAGGGCGCGCGAAACTACAGCCAGTGCGACTCGATGCTCATGGGCGACCGGTGCGGCGCGCATACGTTTCCCTACATCGAGGTGAAGAACCCCACCGCGACCGTCGAGCACGAGGCCAGCACCACTAAGATCGGCGAGGATCAGATCTTCTACTGCAACCAACGCGGCATCCCCACCGAGGACGCGGTCAACATGATCGTATCGGGGTTCTGCAAAGAGGTCTTCCGCGAGCTACCCATGGAATTCGCCGTCGAAGCGCAGAAGTTGCTGGGTGTATCCTTGGAAGGGAGCGTTGGGTAG
- a CDS encoding tRNA nucleotidyltransferase: MKRGPEPNPLEAIRSRLAACFAGSNFEGALWLVGGCVRDPLLGRPEPLDVDVAVLGSALEAAQAMWEKGHARYPPVQYPRFGTARIEVQGVTIEFASTRAESYSEDSRKPEVRPATLEEDAQRRDFTVNALYQDVFSGELVDPTGAGLADLKARVLRTPTDPELTFSDDPLRMLRAIRFRWSLVFEPASGLYEAIVASAPRLQIISGERIQEELLKMLAIPAASLCLEDLRQTGLLGQFWSEFCALSGVEQGDYHHLDAWEHTLAVLDAADPGDPILRLAALFHDIAKPQTRTVEPDGRVRFLGHETVGAEMARAMLRRLKFSNEAVDAVSLLVRHHMRLAPGRTVSQPAARRLIRDIGDELERLLDLIEADRKGHKPGVAGVDVEEVRASVERVARETPREKIVSPLDGEKIMQLTGLTEGPSVGRIKLYLEEAVIEGRLAPGDESAAEQMIPDALKWAQKEP; the protein is encoded by the coding sequence ATGAAGCGCGGTCCCGAACCCAACCCTCTTGAAGCGATCCGGTCGCGGCTAGCGGCGTGCTTCGCGGGTTCCAACTTCGAGGGCGCTTTGTGGCTGGTCGGGGGGTGCGTTCGCGATCCGCTCCTCGGAAGACCCGAGCCGCTAGATGTGGATGTGGCGGTCTTGGGTTCAGCACTCGAAGCGGCGCAGGCCATGTGGGAGAAGGGCCATGCCAGGTACCCCCCCGTTCAATACCCGAGGTTTGGAACGGCCCGAATCGAGGTCCAAGGGGTCACGATCGAGTTCGCATCGACGCGAGCGGAGAGCTACAGCGAGGACTCTCGCAAGCCTGAAGTGCGCCCGGCCACCCTCGAAGAAGACGCCCAGCGAAGGGACTTCACCGTCAACGCCCTGTACCAGGACGTGTTTTCCGGCGAGCTCGTGGACCCCACAGGAGCTGGTCTTGCGGACCTGAAGGCGAGGGTCCTTCGGACGCCCACAGACCCGGAGCTAACGTTCTCGGACGACCCGCTGAGAATGCTGCGCGCGATCCGTTTTCGGTGGTCGCTCGTGTTCGAGCCTGCGTCCGGTCTTTATGAGGCGATCGTCGCGAGCGCCCCGCGCCTCCAGATCATCAGCGGCGAGCGTATTCAAGAGGAACTGCTCAAGATGCTGGCGATTCCGGCGGCGTCCCTATGCCTCGAAGATTTGCGGCAGACAGGGTTGCTGGGGCAGTTTTGGAGCGAATTCTGCGCGCTCTCGGGCGTGGAGCAGGGCGACTATCACCATCTCGACGCATGGGAGCACACCTTGGCCGTCCTCGATGCGGCCGATCCGGGCGATCCGATCCTGCGGCTGGCGGCGCTCTTCCACGACATCGCCAAGCCCCAGACTCGGACCGTTGAACCGGACGGCAGGGTGAGGTTTCTCGGACACGAGACCGTGGGCGCGGAAATGGCGCGCGCGATGCTGAGGCGGCTGAAGTTTTCCAACGAAGCAGTCGATGCCGTCTCGCTTCTGGTTCGCCACCACATGCGCCTTGCGCCGGGGCGAACTGTCTCTCAACCTGCGGCAAGGCGGCTCATCCGCGACATCGGCGACGAATTGGAGCGGCTTCTCGACCTGATTGAGGCCGACCGCAAGGGACATAAGCCTGGGGTAGCGGGGGTCGATGTCGAGGAGGTTCGCGCATCGGTCGAGAGGGTCGCCCGCGAAACGCCCCGCGAGAAAATCGTGAGCCCGCTCGATGGCGAGAAGATCATGCAACTCACCGGGCTGACCGAGGGTCCCTCGGTCGGGAGGATCAAGCTCTACTTGGAAGAGGCGGTCATCGAAGGTCGGCTGGCGCCCGGGGACGAATCCGCCGCGGAGCAGATGATCCCTGACGCCTTGAAATGGGCCCAGAAAGAACCGTAG
- a CDS encoding carboxymethylenebutenolidase, translated as MKIAFLILCAALIAGGCGKIGHLADAHASHGNDENQDWAKRQVESSPRHQEWVSIKHGDREVKSFVVYPEVSDKAPAVIVIHEIYGLSDWIMSVADRLAAEGYIAIAPDMLTGLAPGGGRTKDFADSSAIREAVTSLPADQVTADLDATANYVKALPAANGKIAVAGFCWGGTQSFRFASSRSDLSVAFVFYGTGPTDAKAVERIACPVYGFYGENDARVNATIPETESLMKSASKKFVAKIYDGAGHGFLRAGADPNSNPANKAAHDACWKDWLDLLKSSF; from the coding sequence ATGAAGATCGCCTTTTTGATTCTATGCGCCGCCTTGATCGCCGGAGGATGCGGGAAGATCGGCCACCTTGCCGACGCTCACGCGAGCCACGGCAACGACGAAAACCAGGACTGGGCCAAGCGGCAGGTCGAATCCTCGCCGCGCCACCAGGAATGGGTTTCGATCAAGCACGGGGACCGCGAAGTGAAGTCGTTTGTGGTCTACCCTGAGGTCAGCGACAAGGCCCCCGCGGTGATCGTCATTCACGAGATCTATGGGCTATCTGACTGGATCATGAGCGTGGCGGACCGTCTGGCCGCGGAAGGGTACATCGCGATTGCTCCCGACATGCTCACCGGGTTGGCGCCTGGAGGAGGTCGCACCAAGGACTTCGCCGATTCATCCGCAATCCGCGAGGCCGTGACCAGCCTGCCCGCCGACCAAGTCACTGCGGACCTCGATGCAACGGCGAACTACGTGAAGGCTCTTCCCGCGGCGAACGGCAAGATCGCCGTCGCCGGTTTCTGTTGGGGCGGCACTCAGAGTTTCCGCTTTGCCTCGAGCCGCTCCGACCTTTCGGTAGCTTTCGTGTTCTACGGGACAGGGCCGACCGACGCTAAGGCTGTGGAAAGGATCGCTTGCCCCGTTTACGGCTTCTATGGCGAAAATGACGCGAGAGTGAACGCCACGATCCCGGAAACCGAGTCACTGATGAAGTCGGCGAGCAAGAAGTTCGTGGCGAAGATCTACGACGGCGCGGGACACGGGTTCTTGAGAGCCGGCGCGGACCCGAATTCAAACCCAGCCAACAAAGCCGCGCACGACGCTTGCTGGAAGGATTGGCTCGACCTGCTGAAGTCCTCCTTCTAA